One segment of Leguminivora glycinivorella isolate SPB_JAAS2020 chromosome 12, LegGlyc_1.1, whole genome shotgun sequence DNA contains the following:
- the LOC125232177 gene encoding caltractin-like — protein sequence MGPKKGGKDKAGAAAAAKAMMAGPPPKPKKIPPPPACFTPEDIAKYKECFKTHDEDNTEKIPLKLIPLMLRKLGFNPKPEEVKEMFRLFLEDDLVDTVELHEWYFMIEAKLKWGDDIELVVTKAMQTLGQDETETGFVDLELLKTELFTWGEPLVEEEFVDWVKLAMKDKTFDMVTGRFNYVKFIENMNAKDERATKEPINFFKLDQKTLAAMAIKKAQEEKEEQEKKDAEKRAKEEAKRQKMIADGLIPPD from the exons ATGGGAccaaaaaaaggcggcaaagaCAAGGCcggtgcggcggcggcggccaaGGCAATGATGGCAGGTCCTCCCCCCAAGCCGAAGAAGATTCCACCACCCCCCGCCTGCTTCACGCCCGAGGATATCGCGAAGTATAAGGAATGTTTTAAGACACATGATGAAGATAATACAGAAAAG ATACCACTAAAACTCATCCCTCTAATGTTACGTAAACTGGGATTCAACCCCAAACCCGAAGAAGTGAAAGAGATGTTCCGTCTATTCCTCGAAGACGATCTGGTGGACACCGTGGAACTCCATGAGTGGTACTTCATGATTGAGGCCAAGCTCAAGTGGGGGGATGATATAGAGCTGGTGGTTACTAAAGCTATGCAGACTTTGGGACAGGATGAGACAGAAACAG GCTTTGTTGACCTCGAGCTTCTCAAAACCGAGCTGTTCACTTGGGGCGAGCCGTTAGTGGAAGAAGAGTTCGTGGACTGGGTCAAACTGGCCATGAAAGACAAAACCTTCGACATGGTGACTGGCCGGTTCAACTATGTCAAGTTTATTGAGAATATGAACGCTAAG GACGAGAGAGCGACGAAGGAACCAATAAACTTCTTCAAGTTGGACCAGAAGACGTTGGCAGCCATGGCGATAAAGAAGGCTCAAGAAGAGAAGGAGGAACAGGAAAAGAAGGATGCTGAGAAGAGAGCGAAAGAAGAGGCTAAGAGGCAGAAGATGATAGCAGATGGGTTGATACCACCCGATTAG